One genomic region from Pseudoduganella dura encodes:
- a CDS encoding response regulator — MKVLVVDDDVVSRMMLMHLIDSCGRYDIVEAEDGADAWQQLAAGLRPAACFCDLRMPRLSGMELLQKVRGDSALAALPFVVVSSANDRDTVELALQAGATGYIVKPFEPAQVRAQLAALDALDAAAPLHAEAPAATLARLGIDADRLQAYLAGFETQLLAARTEIEGLLASGARDEAAVRLERLRGGCAMLGLHGAAALLAEAPATAAALAPALAAVLDMVRRQAQRLRG; from the coding sequence ATGAAAGTTCTGGTAGTCGACGACGACGTGGTGTCGCGGATGATGCTGATGCACCTGATCGACAGCTGCGGCCGCTATGACATCGTCGAAGCGGAGGATGGCGCCGATGCGTGGCAGCAGCTGGCAGCGGGCTTGCGGCCGGCCGCCTGTTTCTGCGACCTGCGCATGCCGCGGCTGTCGGGCATGGAGTTGCTGCAGAAGGTGCGTGGCGACAGTGCCCTGGCCGCGCTGCCGTTCGTGGTGGTGTCTTCCGCCAACGACCGCGACACGGTGGAACTGGCCCTGCAGGCCGGCGCCACCGGATACATCGTCAAGCCGTTCGAACCGGCACAGGTGCGGGCGCAACTCGCGGCCCTCGATGCTCTCGATGCGGCGGCGCCGCTGCACGCCGAGGCGCCGGCCGCCACGCTGGCGCGGCTGGGCATCGATGCCGACCGGCTGCAAGCCTACCTGGCCGGGTTCGAGACGCAGCTGCTGGCCGCCAGGACGGAAATCGAAGGGCTCCTCGCAAGCGGCGCGCGCGACGAGGCCGCTGTGCGGCTGGAGCGGCTGCGCGGCGGTTGCGCCATGCTCGGCCTGCACGGGGCCGCCGCGCTGCTGGCCGAGGCGCCCGCCACCGCGGCCGCGCTGGCCCCCGCGCTTGCGGCCGTGCTCGACATGGTGCGCCGCCAGGCACAGCGCCTGCGTGGCTGA
- a CDS encoding AMP-binding protein has translation MDHSLHGSASAHADPFAHAHLPPAGLWPELLCELPGLCYPPRINCVAELLDRQVAEGCGARLALAGDHAQWTYAQLQEHVDRIAHVLRGPMALVPGNRVLLRGTNTLLMAAALLAVLKAGLVAVPTMPLLRTRELAAIAAKAQVDAVLCAAALRADLDAVPDLPPVVYFGPGSDAGDGLEALMAQVPATFAPCDTAADDVCLISFTSGTTGVPKGTMHFHRDVLAICDCFPRYTLRSRASDVFIGTPPLAFTFGLGGLLLFPLRAGASAVLLEKLTPETLLAAIERYRATVCFTAPTSYRQMAALAPRYDLSSLRETVSAGEALPVATREAWRRATGLAMIDGIGSTEMLHIFISAAGDEVRAGAIGKVVPGYRACVLDARGNPVGPGVVGRLAVKGPTGCRYLDDARQKDYVCNGWNLTGDACEMDADGYFYYRSRTDDMIVSAGYNIAGPEVEDALLRHPAVAECGVVGREDAERGQVVEAHVVLRPGFDATPALAAALQAFVKGEIAPYKYPRRVVFAAALPRTETGKLQRFRLRQS, from the coding sequence ATGGACCATTCCCTCCACGGTTCGGCCAGTGCGCACGCCGATCCGTTCGCGCACGCCCACCTGCCGCCCGCCGGTCTGTGGCCCGAACTGCTGTGCGAACTGCCCGGGCTGTGCTATCCGCCGAGGATCAACTGCGTTGCCGAGTTGCTGGATCGCCAGGTGGCGGAAGGATGCGGCGCGCGCCTGGCGCTGGCCGGCGACCATGCGCAGTGGACCTATGCGCAGCTGCAGGAACATGTCGACCGAATCGCCCATGTGCTGCGCGGGCCGATGGCGCTCGTGCCTGGCAACCGCGTGCTGCTGCGTGGCACCAATACCTTGTTGATGGCCGCCGCCCTGCTGGCCGTGCTGAAGGCGGGGCTGGTCGCCGTGCCCACGATGCCGCTGCTGCGCACGCGCGAGCTGGCCGCGATCGCGGCGAAGGCGCAGGTCGATGCCGTGCTGTGCGCGGCTGCGCTGCGCGCCGATCTCGATGCCGTGCCGGACCTGCCGCCTGTCGTGTATTTCGGCCCCGGCAGCGATGCCGGCGACGGACTCGAAGCGCTGATGGCGCAAGTGCCGGCCACGTTCGCCCCCTGCGACACCGCGGCGGACGACGTGTGCCTGATCAGCTTCACTTCCGGCACCACCGGCGTGCCGAAAGGGACCATGCATTTCCATCGCGACGTGCTGGCGATCTGCGACTGCTTTCCGCGTTACACGCTGCGCTCGCGGGCGTCGGACGTGTTCATCGGCACGCCGCCGCTGGCCTTCACGTTCGGCCTGGGCGGGCTGCTGCTGTTCCCGTTGCGGGCAGGGGCATCCGCGGTGCTGCTGGAAAAACTCACGCCCGAAACGCTGCTGGCGGCCATCGAACGGTACCGCGCCACGGTCTGCTTCACGGCGCCCACCTCGTACCGGCAGATGGCGGCGCTGGCGCCGCGGTACGACCTGTCCAGCCTGCGCGAAACCGTGTCGGCCGGCGAAGCGCTGCCGGTGGCCACGCGCGAGGCCTGGCGGCGGGCGACCGGGCTGGCCATGATCGACGGCATCGGCTCGACCGAGATGCTGCACATCTTCATCTCCGCCGCCGGCGACGAGGTGCGTGCCGGCGCCATCGGCAAGGTAGTGCCCGGCTACCGCGCCTGCGTGCTCGACGCGCGGGGCAACCCGGTGGGGCCCGGCGTGGTGGGACGGCTGGCCGTGAAAGGGCCGACCGGCTGCCGGTACCTCGACGATGCGCGGCAGAAGGATTACGTGTGCAACGGCTGGAACCTTACCGGCGACGCCTGCGAGATGGATGCCGACGGCTATTTCTACTACCGTTCGCGCACGGACGACATGATCGTCTCCGCCGGCTACAACATCGCCGGCCCGGAAGTGGAAGACGCGCTGCTGCGCCATCCGGCCGTGGCCGAATGCGGCGTGGTGGGGCGGGAGGACGCGGAGCGCGGGCAGGTCGTCGAGGCGCACGTGGTGCTGCGGCCCGGATTCGACGCCACGCCTGCGCTGGCGGCGGCGCTGCAGGCATTCGTCAAGGGCGAGATCGCGCCCTACAAGTACCCGCGCCGCGTGGTGTTCGCGGCCGCGCTGCCGCGCACCGAGACGGGCAAGCTGCAGCGCTTCCGGCTGCGCCAGTCATGA